Proteins encoded within one genomic window of Triticum aestivum cultivar Chinese Spring chromosome 2D, IWGSC CS RefSeq v2.1, whole genome shotgun sequence:
- the LOC123048118 gene encoding tau-cadinol synthase has protein sequence MNLVDAVQRLGIEHLFEIQIETALSDIHENEPSSSNLHEVALRFRLLREHGLWVSPDVFKKFKGEDGTFNEYITNDPKGLLCLYNASYVLTHGEPELEEATSFARHHLKSMAPSLRSPLAEQVKRALHVPLPRTYRRLEALSYMPEYEQEAEHNPILLELAKLEFNLLQAVHLKELKAISEWYSDLKGYVGLSFARDRVVECYLWGYFLFYEEEHALPRMIFAKLFFLHILLDDTNDVGATLEEYGKLDAAIQRWEESAVSLVPGYLKKFYNKLLICFKEFDDELRLNGRYSIDHIKKESSEITLWPHPPLKEFQQLSSCYLQEAEWLHKNHKPRFEDRLHLGAMSIGAIELCVYAMVCMGDEMPEGALEWVLGYPDVVMACARIGRLMNDLAASSKPRNNRDVANCMECYASEHKVTEEVAFAAIDSMIEDEWKTTNQARFKHGHDLLPAVQRVINFTLSGPVYYGDRKDAFTFSSHLEDIIKSLFVNPIPI, from the exons ATGAACTTGGTGGATGCAGTCCAACGCCtaggaatagaacacctctttgAAATACAGATAGAGACTGCACTAAGTGACATACATGAAAATGAACCCAGTAGCTCCAACCTCCACGAGGTAGCTCTTCGGTTCCGCCTTCTCAGGGAACATGGCCTTTGGGTATCTCCAG ATGTATTCAAAAAATTTAAGGGCGAAGATGGAACCTTCAATGAGTATATAACAAATGATCCAAAGGGACTCCTATGTCTCTACAATGCATCATACGTGTTAACCCATGGCGAGCCAGAACTGGAAGAGGCCACCTCTTTTGCAAGGCATCATCTAAAATCAATGGCACCCAGCCTTAGATCCCCTTTAGCAGAGCAAGTCAAGCGTGCCCTTCATGTACCACTACCAAGGACCTATAGGAGGCTGGAGGCGCTGAGCTACATGCCAGAATACGAACAAGAAGCAGAGCACAATCCAATCCTTCTAGAGCTTGCAAAGCTGGAATTTAACCTCCTCCAGGCTGTCCACTTGAAGGAGCTCAAAGCTATTTCTGA GTGGTATAGTGATCTTAAGGGATACGTGGGGCTAAGTTTTGCTCGGGATCGTGTGGTGGAGTGCTACCTTTGGGGGTACTTTTTGTTCTACGAGGAAGAGCACGCGCTCCCACGGATGATCTTTGCCAAGTTATTTTTTCTGCACATACTGTTGGATGACACCAATGATGTTGGTGCCACCTTGGAGGAGTATGGGAAGCTCGATGCAGCCATACAAAG ATGGGAGGAGAGCGCTGTTTCTCTTGTTCCAGGATATCTCAAGAAGTTCTATAATAAACTGCTAATCTGCTTTAAGGAGTTCGATGATGAATTGAGACTCAACGGGAGATACTCGATTGATCACATCAAGAAGGAG AGCTCAGAGATTACTCTTTGGCCCCATCCTCCCCTAAAGGAG TTTCAGCAGTTATCTAGTTGTTATCTCCAAGAAGCTGAATGGTTGCACAAAAATCACAAGCCCAGGTTTGAAGATAGATTGCATTTGGGTGCCATGTCCATAGGCGCGATAGAGCTATGTGTGTATGCGATGGTTTGCATGGGTGATGAAATGCCGGAGGGAGCACTGGAGTGGGTACTTGGATACCCTGATGTCGTCATGGCATGCGCCAGGATTGGGCGCCTAATGAATGACCTTGCTGCTTCATCCAAA CCCCGGAACAACAGGGACGTGGCCAACTGCATGGAGTGCTACGCTAGTGAGCACAAGGTCACAGAGGAGGTCGCCTTTGCTGCCATCGACTCGATGATAGAAGATGAGTGGAAGACCACCAACCAAGCTCGATTCAAACATGGTCATGATCTGCTGCCTGCGGTGCAACGGGTCATCAACTTCACTCTCAGCGGGCCGGTGTACTATGGTGATAGGAAAGATGCTTTCACCTTCAGCTCGCATCTTGAAGACATCATCAAGAGCCTCTTTGTCAATCCCATTCCCATCTAG